TTAATTTCATACTTTTGTAATGTTTAAATTAAAGGTTATTGATTCGCAATTAATAATTCTTTTCAAGATTTGAACGAGCCTTCTTAAGGCTTTTAAACGGGAGTGTTGGTAGCACTTCCGTTTGTTCTTTTAGACTGCTAGTTTATACCCATAAGCATGCGTGTGTTTATGTTATCCAATAATTAGTTTTCTTCCTATCAACTGAAACTTTACATTTCCGTATCTTAAAACTTCCAGCACATTGTCAATGTCAGCACTGCGCTTAATCTTGCCAACAAATTCGTCTTTCGGAATTTCTCCTTTGTATTGCACCTCAATATCATACCATCTGGAAAGCTGACGCATTAATGTTTGAATGTCTACCCTGTCGAACTGAAAGAAACCATCTTTCCATGCCATAACCGACTCCAGGTCTGCCGGTGTGATATCAAGATGTTTGGTATCCCTCATTTGAGCCTGATAACCGGGCTTCAATAATTGAGATATTTCAGCTGTGCTCACCTTTACGCTCCCTTCAAGCAGAGTTGTTCTGGTAATCAGCTCATCTTTATATGCGTTCACATTAAATTTCGTTCCCAGCACCATTATTTCCTGATTGTCGCTTAATACCTTAAATGGTTGCTTTTTATTGTGTGATACCTCAAAATAGGCTTCTCCTTTAATAGAAACTTTACGCTCGTTTTTGGCAAATCGAGCAGGAAAAGTAATGCTTGAAGCACTATTTAACCAAACATGCGAACCATCGGGCAGAATAACCTGATAAATTCCTCCTCGGGGTGTTTCTATTTTATTTACTCCTGTATTTTTCTCTTTCGAAACGAGATTCTGAGTATTAAATACTAAGAGCCCATCTTTTTGCTTTTCTACAGAAAAATTCCCGTTTTGCTCAAGGGTACCATTGGCCACCTCATTAAGTATAATTTGCCTTCCATTACTCAATGTAAGAACAGCATTATTACCTCCTGGAACTACTGGTTGCGAAAGCTCGTTTAAAGCAATTTCATTATCCACAGATTCTTTATACGAATAAAAATAAAATGAAAACGCAAGTCCAATAATCGCCAGAACAGCCGCAATCCTGTATATATATTTTAGATACCTGTATTTAGGTAAGGATGGTTCTTCTTCGACTGAATTATCGTGTAAATCGTCATCCATAGATTCCATCAGATATGTTTCAAGCTTACCTTCATTTAATAAATGAAAAAACACCTGTAGTTCGTCTTCATTCAGTTTCTTTTTCAGATACCTATCTACTAATTCTTTATAGAATTTCTCTTCCATTCAATAGTTGCACTTTATAGCTAAGACAATATAAAAGGGAGATAGGGTAGCAGGTTTTTTACTTTTTTTCAAAAAAGATAAAAATAACCACAAAATCAGTTCAGTAAGGTTATCTGTTGGCTCAGGAATAAAGGAAGACCTATATCTTCATTAGCTCAGGCTGCTAAAGATCAGACGAAAATCGATCTGTTGATCTTTACAGTTTCGTCACTACCGTTTTATAAGCAAACAGTTTGGAATTACAGGATATTGCGAAATGCTTATCATCCTATTTTGTTCAAACTGCTTGTTGGCATTTGT
This genomic interval from Pseudopedobacter saltans DSM 12145 contains the following:
- a CDS encoding FecR family protein: MEEKFYKELVDRYLKKKLNEDELQVFFHLLNEGKLETYLMESMDDDLHDNSVEEEPSLPKYRYLKYIYRIAAVLAIIGLAFSFYFYSYKESVDNEIALNELSQPVVPGGNNAVLTLSNGRQIILNEVANGTLEQNGNFSVEKQKDGLLVFNTQNLVSKEKNTGVNKIETPRGGIYQVILPDGSHVWLNSASSITFPARFAKNERKVSIKGEAYFEVSHNKKQPFKVLSDNQEIMVLGTKFNVNAYKDELITRTTLLEGSVKVSTAEISQLLKPGYQAQMRDTKHLDITPADLESVMAWKDGFFQFDRVDIQTLMRQLSRWYDIEVQYKGEIPKDEFVGKIKRSADIDNVLEVLRYGNVKFQLIGRKLIIG